The Solibacillus sp. FSL W7-1436 genome window below encodes:
- a CDS encoding histidine kinase, with product MKKIILFNLLFCIVVVFVAFNYFNSKSRSAVVFNYVQDYMETNYGIDRENIILVENNYQRGMGLFEIKVKDTVTENVYFYEVDISDDYSLYYFKDLSELHRKNRAD from the coding sequence TTGAAAAAAATAATTCTCTTTAACCTATTATTTTGTATAGTAGTGGTTTTTGTTGCTTTCAATTATTTTAATAGTAAATCTCGAAGCGCGGTTGTATTCAATTATGTGCAAGACTATATGGAAACGAACTATGGGATTGATCGGGAAAATATCATTTTAGTGGAAAATAATTACCAAAGAGGAATGGGGTTGTTTGAAATAAAAGTGAAAGATACCGTTACGGAAAACGTTTACTTTTACGAAGTCGATATTAGTGATGACTATTCATTATATTATTTTAAGGATCTTTCAGAGTTACATCGTAAAAATAGGGCTGATTAA
- a CDS encoding transglycosylase domain-containing protein, producing MKRVERRQQQKLTGRIWRKVKDKKIIMKVIVGASIFLLCFFLIFNIFIWKSDVSKLEEPTPQPTIIFDQHGEIASKVTGSKIDGVKIEQIPEHLIHAVIATEDQKFYKHSGINVIGIIRAMTQNTMSGEIVAGGSTITQQLAKNVFLTQERTYTRKLKELVLTKKIERTYDKDEIMERYLNQIYFGEGAWGVQRASQTYFGKDVSKLTLGESAMLAGLIKAPSILSPIKDMDKSVQRRDLVLSLMEKEGYITQSEVKKAKAQPIVVEGRRIDEYKGKYPYYVDHIIDEAIKQYGLTENEVLSGGFHIYTELNPAIQNAVEQVYKDNAMFPEEQSDQLIQSGAIFIDPSTGGISALVGGRGDHTFRGFNRATQLKRQPASTLKPLAAYTPALEQGYEIYDTLQDSPINIDGYQPMNYDKRFHGEVTMYEALVNSYNIPPVSLLNEMGLKYGINAVERFGIKLKEEDHNLSLALGGLNEGVSPLQMAQAFSTFPNDGVMVEAHAIQKIEDADGKIVAKWEHNETNVTKPLVAQGITYMLKGVVEEGSAKNARVEGWEVAGKTGTSELPFVNSGGAKDHWFVGYTPEIVGAVWMGYDQTDENHYLSGTGGMTATKVFNEILTESITEFNQKEFALPLLAKQLKEQEKKEKEQKKQEMKEMKVKNKEKKEKDKERKEKDKERKEKDKERKEKDKERKEKDKDKDKERKEKDKERKEKDKEKKDKE from the coding sequence GTGAAAAGAGTGGAAAGAAGACAGCAGCAAAAATTAACTGGGCGGATATGGCGTAAGGTTAAAGATAAAAAAATAATCATGAAAGTCATAGTAGGAGCTTCCATATTTTTATTATGCTTTTTCCTCATATTCAATATTTTTATTTGGAAAAGTGATGTCAGTAAACTGGAAGAGCCTACGCCGCAGCCAACTATTATTTTTGATCAACATGGTGAGATAGCCAGTAAAGTGACGGGTTCCAAAATAGATGGCGTCAAAATAGAACAGATACCGGAACATCTTATTCATGCTGTAATTGCAACGGAAGACCAGAAGTTTTACAAGCATAGCGGGATAAATGTGATAGGAATTATACGTGCAATGACTCAAAACACGATGAGCGGAGAAATTGTAGCGGGAGGAAGTACGATTACACAGCAGTTGGCTAAAAATGTCTTTCTGACACAAGAACGTACCTATACGAGGAAGTTAAAAGAACTGGTTTTGACGAAAAAAATTGAACGAACATACGATAAAGATGAAATTATGGAACGCTACCTTAATCAGATTTATTTTGGTGAGGGAGCATGGGGCGTGCAGCGTGCTTCCCAAACATATTTCGGCAAAGACGTCAGCAAATTAACATTAGGTGAGTCGGCTATGCTTGCAGGTTTGATTAAAGCGCCTTCGATTTTATCACCTATAAAAGATATGGATAAATCAGTTCAACGGAGAGACCTTGTTCTATCATTAATGGAAAAGGAAGGGTACATTACTCAAAGCGAAGTAAAAAAAGCAAAAGCACAACCGATCGTAGTAGAGGGCAGAAGGATTGATGAATACAAGGGGAAATATCCTTATTATGTCGACCATATTATTGACGAAGCAATCAAACAATACGGGCTTACAGAAAATGAAGTTCTATCGGGCGGCTTTCATATTTATACAGAACTGAATCCTGCAATACAAAATGCAGTCGAACAGGTATATAAGGATAATGCAATGTTTCCTGAAGAGCAATCTGATCAGTTAATCCAAAGTGGAGCAATCTTTATTGATCCTTCAACCGGGGGAATCAGTGCACTTGTTGGAGGAAGGGGAGATCATACTTTTAGAGGGTTTAATCGAGCTACTCAATTAAAACGTCAACCAGCATCAACTCTGAAACCATTGGCGGCATATACTCCTGCTCTGGAGCAAGGATACGAAATCTATGATACGTTACAAGATTCTCCTATTAATATTGACGGGTATCAGCCAATGAACTACGACAAACGTTTCCATGGAGAAGTGACAATGTATGAAGCATTGGTGAATTCATACAACATCCCACCGGTATCGTTATTAAATGAAATGGGATTGAAATACGGTATAAATGCTGTTGAACGTTTTGGCATTAAACTAAAAGAAGAGGATCATAATTTAAGTTTAGCACTTGGTGGTTTGAATGAAGGGGTATCTCCTTTACAAATGGCTCAGGCGTTTTCCACATTTCCCAATGATGGTGTCATGGTAGAAGCACATGCCATACAAAAAATTGAAGATGCAGATGGTAAGATCGTTGCTAAGTGGGAGCATAATGAGACGAACGTTACGAAGCCCCTAGTCGCTCAAGGAATAACGTATATGCTTAAAGGTGTTGTCGAAGAAGGCTCGGCAAAAAATGCTCGAGTCGAAGGATGGGAAGTAGCCGGCAAAACAGGCACATCAGAGCTTCCTTTTGTGAATTCCGGTGGTGCAAAGGATCACTGGTTCGTTGGATATACCCCGGAAATAGTCGGGGCAGTGTGGATGGGCTATGATCAGACAGATGAAAATCATTATTTATCAGGAACTGGCGGAATGACTGCCACAAAGGTTTTCAACGAAATTTTGACTGAATCGATTACAGAGTTTAACCAAAAAGAATTTGCCCTTCCTCTACTGGCCAAACAGCTAAAAGAACAGGAAAAGAAAGAGAAAGAGCAGAAGAAGCAAGAAATGAAAGAGATGAAAGTGAAGAATAAAGAGAAAAAGGAGAAGGATAAAGAGAGAAAAGAGAAAGATAAAGAGAGAAAAGAGAAAGATAAAGAGAGAAAAGAGAAGGATAAAGAGAGAAAAGAGAAAGATAAAGACAAAGACAAAGAGAGAAAAGAGAAAGATAAAGAGAGGAAAGAAAAAGATAAAGAGAAGAAAGATAAAGAATAA